Proteins encoded together in one Paenibacillus segetis window:
- the sigW gene encoding RNA polymerase sigma factor SigW, translating into MVDHFDARLVKLARKGDQGAFAELVDLYKDKIFHLGYRMLSNRHEAEDIVQETFLRVYKNWERYDEKQKFSTWIYRIATNLCIDQLRKRKPRYYLDAEMNDQEGMDGYTLIPGDDRTPETEYLVSETQQLIHQAIEGLPVKYKSVIILRYLQELSLQEIGDVLDMPVTTVKTRVHRGREFLRKKLEHKVL; encoded by the coding sequence ATGGTGGATCATTTTGATGCGAGACTGGTGAAGCTGGCCCGTAAGGGAGATCAGGGGGCTTTTGCAGAGCTCGTAGATTTATATAAGGATAAAATATTTCATTTAGGCTACCGAATGTTATCCAATCGACATGAGGCGGAGGACATCGTGCAAGAAACCTTCCTTCGTGTCTATAAGAATTGGGAACGGTATGACGAGAAGCAAAAATTCTCTACGTGGATTTATCGTATTGCGACAAATCTATGTATTGATCAATTGCGTAAACGTAAGCCTAGATACTATCTTGATGCTGAAATGAACGATCAGGAAGGTATGGATGGATATACGCTCATTCCGGGAGATGATAGAACACCGGAGACAGAATATCTCGTATCTGAGACGCAGCAATTGATTCATCAAGCGATTGAGGGACTACCGGTTAAATATAAATCCGTGATTATTCTAAGATATTTACAAGAGTTATCGTTGCAAGAAATCGGTGATGTGCTGGATATGCCAGTTACTACTGTAAAAACACGCGTCCATAGGGGTCGTGAATTTTTGCGTAAAAAGCTAGAACATAAAGTATTATAG